TCTTCTAAAATCTGGAGCGCCTCCCGGACTGGGATACGGGAAACCCCGAGAGCCTCTGCCAGTTCCTCCTGGGCCAGGCGCATTCCCGCCGGAAAGTTGCCCGACAGGATCTGTTCCCGGATATTTTTTATGATATAATCCCTTGTTCTTACATTTGCTATTGAATTCATCGTTCTTTACTCCTTACATATATATTGTATCCATTTTTTCAAAAGAAGTAAAGAACTATCTTTCTCACAACCCCAGCCGCTTTTTATAATACCCTTCCGCCACATAAACCGCTCCACAGGGATTATGGGCCAGCACCCGGTCTTTTGCGACCAGGGTAGTCACATAGGCGTCCGAATTCTTGCAGAACACAGAATCATGTCCCACGCACAGCCCCAGCGCAATATTGAACTCTGTTTTCTGTTCGTTGAGGAGTACCGCCTGTGCCATGGGGTTGCACATTGGCTCGAACTCACCGGGATGCAGTTTGTGCTCTTCCGGAATCCCCACCTGCTCCTTGGAGATTCCTCCAACCTTACAGATGACGGAAACCACCTCGAACCCATGAACGCGCAGTACCTTCTCCACGATCTTCGCCTCCCTGCGCAGTCCCCTGCAGAATGCAAGGCCGATCCTGTGATAGCCCATGCGGCTGCAGAACTGCATGGTCTCCTCCAGCCTGGTCCACTGCCCATAGCCCAGCGCTTCGATCTCCGAGCAGGCCACATAGAAGTCATGGACCTCCGGCTTCCCATATTCTTTAAAAATCCCATCCATCAACGCCTGATTCCTCATGGGACAGTTGGCCGGAAGCTTCTCCGGCGCTGCCTCACTGCATCCATGGACCGTACAGCTTGCACATGTGTATATCATGATCCGCTCTCCTTTTCTTCACATTTTTACTGCCAGATATTTACTCAGCTTTCCATTGCCCTCCTGGCAGAGCCTGCCTTCCTCACACAATTCCTTTAGTATGCGGAATGCTTTCGTCGTTTTTATATCCAGCAGCTCCTCCACATCCTTCCGGGTGATAAAACCATTGTCCAGGGCATACGCAAGCACCATCTTCTTTTCCTGGTCAAAATCCCGCCTGGTTCTTTTTTCCCCGGCAGTATAAATAACATGGCCCTCCGCCAAACGGTCCGGGTACTGCGCGCTGCGCTGCACCTCATAATATGCGGTATGCGGCTGTGGATGGGCCACTTGGACCACTTCATTCCTGTTCGGCAGGATCGTCCTGAAAGCCCCTTGTGCAGTCTCAAAAACAGGCGCAGCTCCGGTACCGGCATACAGCCGCTGGATCTTGCTGATCCCTGTCCCATAGCTTTCTATCAGTCTCATGCGGTATAGGACTGCGGCCAGGTTCTGATTCCTGGACTGGGACACTCCCATAAAGATCGCCTCTTTTGACAGGCCGGGGACCAGTCCGCCCAGAGACACAAACTCCATCCGGTCATCATACACATTGATCAGGGTGCTCCCGCTGAAGGAATAATCCCGGTGCACAATACAGTTGAGTAACGACTCCCGGATAGCCTCCTCCGGATAATCCCTGATGTCCGTCCGGTTCAGTCCGGAAAAGGTTGCTTTTGTCTTGTTGGTCAGATCCAGGAATGTGTATACCTCGTCCAGCTGTCTCAGCAGCGACCCGGTAAATTCTTTCCGGCTCCGGAAAACCGCTTTGTCGCTCCCCTGAAAGATCGCCACCTTGATGCTGTGCTCGCACTGGTCAGACAGCAGAAGCCCGAGATTCGTGTAGAGACCGTCCTCTCCCGTCATGCAGAGTGTGCGCAGCTGCGCCTCCCCGAACTCCAGGGATCGAGCAGCAAATTCTTTTCGGAGGCTTTCAAAGGTAAGCTCCTGATTAAGGCTCCGCTCCTTTTCGTAAGATTTCCCGCTGGTCTCTACGATCATCGCTCGGATCCCATCTTCACTCAAGGGCTGGGAAGCGCTTCCTCTCCTGACATACACTCCCGACGGCCTCAAGCCCTTATCCTGGAGGTAATACGGCCGGTTGGTCCCTGTCTGGACCCGGATCTCCACCACAGGCTTATGGTCCTGAGCCACAGTCTGTATCTGGACAAAGGGCATGATATCCGGCCTGATGGCATCTCTCAATGCACTGGCAGCCTGAAGCATCACCTCGTCGCTGTCCTCCACTCCAACCACCTCCCCGTTGTCGCGGACGCCAATATATACCGTACCACCATCTGTATTCGCAAATGCGACAACTTCTTTTTTGACCCCGGATGTGTAGATCTCCTTAAACTCCGTGTTTGTGTTCTCTTTTGGCAACATGGCGGATATCCCCTTTCCTGCTTTCTTGCTTTCTTGCTTTCTTGCTTTCTTGCTTTCTTGCTTTCTTGCTTTCTTGCTTTCTTGCTTTCATTATATATTTTCAGGAAAGAAAAGTCAACGGGGAAATTATGCTGCTGGAAAGAATTTCTACGCTGCCCTTTTGATGAACCAAAAAACACCCTGCGGCAGCAAGCGGAATCAACATCCGCCGCCACCGCAGGGCATACTCACTTTGAAGCGCTGCAGTTCTATCTCCGCCTGTTACAGCAGCTTGTCCACCATCGCCATCAGGGCATCGCCCAGAGCAGCGGATCTCGCATCGGCATCCTCTAAGGAGCTGCCCTTCACGCCGTAATAGAACTTGATCTTCGGCTCAGTACCAGAAGGTCTTACACACAGCCATGCATTGTCATTCATATCATAGTAAAGCACATTGGACGCCGGAAGGCCGGTCGGCTTCACTTCGCCGGTCGCCATATCCCTGACCGTATCCAGCTTGTAGTCCCTGGCAGAAAGTACCTTGTAGTCGCCCACTTCTGCCGGCGGATTGGTGCGGAAAGCTTCCATGATGGACTGGATCTTCGCCAGGCCCTCAATACCGGACAGGCCGATGGACTTCACCGCATCTTTATAATAGCCGTACTTCTCATACATAGCCACCATAGCATCCCACAGGGTCATGTCCTTTGTCTTATAATAAGCCGCAGCCTCACACAGGGCAACCGTTGCGGAAACCGCATCCTTGTCGCGCGCATAGGTTCCGATCAGACAGCCGTAGCTCTCTTCCATACCGAACATATAATGTCCCACACCGGTATTCTCTTCTTTCAGGATCTGCTGTCCGATCCACTTGAATCCAGTCAGGCATTCCACCAGCTTACAGTCATAAGCAGCTGCAACCGCGTCGATCAGATTGGTGCTCACGATAGACTTTACCACCTCGCCGTCTGCCGGGATCGCATTCTGCGCCTTCTTCTGGCTGAGAACATATTCACACAGCAGAGAACCTGACATATTGCCGGTCAGGGAAATATATTCGCCGGACTTTGCATCCTTCACATACACGCCGAGACGGTCTGCATCCGGGTCTGTTGCCAGAACCAGATCCGCATCCTTTTCCTTCGCCAGCTTAAGGCCAAGTGCAAATGCTTCCTCAGCCTCCGGGTTCGGATAGCTCACGGTCGGGAAATTGCCGTCCGGAAGCTCCTGCTCCGGGACCACATATACATGCTCAAAACCAATCTCCTTCAGAACACGGCGTACCGGAAGATTGCCCGTGCCGTGCAGAGGAGTGTATACGATCCTGATGCTGTCCTGCATCTTGTCAATGGCATCCTGGTTCACCACCTGCGCCTTGACATTGGCAATGTACTTGTCATCGATCTCCTTGCCGATCACCTCATAAAGGCCCGCCGCCATGGCATCCTCCGCGCTCATGGTCTTCACAGTGGAAAGATCCTCGATCGCTAAAACCTCCTCGGTCACGCCCTTGTCGTGAGGCGGGGTGAACTGGGCGCCGTCCTCCCAGTATACCTTATAGCCATTGTACTCCGGCGGGTTGTGGCTCGCCGTCACATTGATGCCTGCAATACAGCCCAGCTCACGCACTGCAAAGGACAGCTCCGGAGTCGGACGCAGGGATTCAAACTTGTATGCTTTGATCCCGTTGGCTGCCAGAGTGCGCGCCGCCTCATCTGCAAATTCCGGTGACATGCGGCGGGAATCGTATGCGATCGCAACGCCTTTGCCCTGTCCGCCCTGCTTGATGATGTAGTTTGCAAGACCCTGGGTCGCACGGCGCACCACATAGATGTTCATCCGGTTGATACCTGCGCCGATAATGCCGCGCAGTCCAGCGGTGCCAAACTCCAGATCCATATAGAAACGCTCTTTAATGTCATTCTCGTCATTCTCGATCGCCTTTAACTCCGCCTTGGTGGCATCATCAAAATACGGGTTGGACAGCCATTCCTGATAAATCTTCATGTAATCCTTCATAGAAAAATACTCCCTCCTGTAAATTTCTCCTGCGCTGTACACACCACGCAGGACATTTTCATATGGCTTTATTATATAACAAGCTGTCTGAAAAAGGAAGAAAAACCGCATAAAATTCCGCTATTTTATTTTCGACAAAAAAAGAAATTTTTATTGTTTACCTGATCTTTGCCAGGAAACTGTTGCGCCCTTCCTGCTGGGCTTCCAGATTTTTCAGCTTTTCCACATTCTTTGCCGGAATCCAGGCCTTATTCGCATTATAATAATAATTGAGCTGTTTCCAATATTTCTCCGGATATAAAAACAGATAGTAAAGGCACTCCCGGTCCTCTTTCTCAATAGGCAGGATCCGGTCATATTCTTCCATCATGGCAAGCCCCAGATGCTCATTCCAGTTGTGTTTTTCCATAACTTTACGCATGAACCGGTAGAGATCCGTCATCTGGCTGCCCCGGTGCATCTGATTGAATTCAATAAAAACCACATCCCCGCAGCCCATCAGCACATGATGCTGGTCCAAGTCCCCGTGACACAAAAAAAGCCGGTCCTGGCCCTGCCTTTTTCCAAGTAATTCCAGCCCGTTCTGTGCCTCCAGCGCCTGCCTGTAAAAATCCTCAAAATGCTGCATCACACAGAGCTCAAAATCGCTCTTTTTCCGTTTGTTGCTGATAAAAGTCCTCACCCTCTTCATTTCCCGGCTATGGCGCTTCATCTCCTCGTCAAGCCCCGGCGGAAGGATCGATCCCAGATCCCACTCCTCCTGCCATTTGATCTGGCGCAGGGCCCGGTGCAGCTCGGCGATCCGGCTCACACACGCCAGAATCTCCCTGCCGTCTTTTAAATTGCATTCCCGGTCCAGGAACCAGTTCTTCAGAATATATTTTGTCCCATCTGGTGCAGTGGTGATCAGTTCCCCTTCCCGGTTGCGGACATACTGGTCCACCGATCTTATGCCACGGTCCTGCAGCTCTTTTATCACTGCTTCCTCAAACTCCAGGCGTTTTTTAGTCCCACGATATTCTTTTAAAAGCCTGACCCCGTCGGAGCGCTCGCAAATCCAGGCTCCGCGCCCACGTCTGACCACGATGGTCTCTCCTTCATACTGCTGCAAAACGTCCAAATAACTGTCGTTCACGCCACCCCTCCACTCTTTCGCTTACCAGCTACTTCCAAAGTATGAGACTGTGGACGTAAATATTCTTTAAAATGGGGATCTTATGCTTCCTTATCTCCACCCTCTGCAGGCACAAAATTCTCAAATATAAACACGTCAAACTGCTTCCTGTGTTTCTCCAGCTCCTTCTGGCTCTTGATGGTCCACGCCGCCATCTTGCATTTGTAAAACCTGCGCAGCACCGTCACCGGAAATGTCCTGGTAAACAGATAATTATAAGCGATAAAATCCGGTTTGCAAAAACCGTTCAGCAGGCAGTTGGTCAGGATCCCCTCCATAAACCACGGAGTATCCAGCCCCTCCCTCCGGTGGTTGGTCGCCAGCTGTCCCCTCAGCACATCAGGACGATGATGCTTGAACCACCATAGCGCAAGCGGACTGAAGGATTCGATACAGTATGTACCATGATAATAATCCAGCATCGCCGCCACAAGCTCGCAGGTCTCCCTGTATTTCCGCTCCACCTTAAGCTCAATGATGACAGGAACCCTGCCCGCCACAAGCCGCAGCACCTCCTGAAACGCCGGGACTGTCTCTTCCGACTCAAACAGCGGATAATCCTTAAGCTCCGCAAACGTACAGTCCTCCACCTTCCGGTCGATCCCGGCGATCCGCTTTAAGTCATAATCGTGGACCACCACCGGGACCTTATCCTTCGTCAGCTGGACGTCCAGCTCAATCCCGTATCCGTTCTCCACCGCTTTCGCAAACGCGGGCATGGTATTCTCCGGGCAGTCTGTCTTATTATCATGGAATCCCCTGTGGGCAATATACTGTTTTTCAAATGCCTTCATCCTGTCTTTTCTGCTGTTCTCCGGCATCATGCAGCAGTAAAACAGAGAAAGAAACGATGCTGTCAGCATCCCCGGTATCACAAGTACCATATCCATCACCTCATTCACGCAATCGTAATACTATCATCATCCGCAAAACTTCTTCAGCAGCACATCCCTCTGGTTGTCCTCAGGGCATGCCAGCACATGGTCCAGCATCCTGGCAAGGATCTCCCCGATCCCCTTTCCCGGCTTCACCCCGGCTTCAATCAAATCCTGTCCCTTCACAGCCAGCTCTTTTAAAGAAAGGCAGTCCCCGTCGCTGCGGATCTGCGCCGTCAGCGCACGGATATCAGCGCCATACTCATTTAGGTCCATCAGCACGTCCCACACCTCCGGCTCCATCCGGCTCATGATCCTGCGCACCGCCTCCGCATCGGCTGGAAGCTCCGCTCCGGACCAGAATACCAGGGTCTTCACCTTTCCGATGGTGTCATTATCAAGCTTCAGGTCGCGCAGGATGCCTGCAGCCGTATCAGCGGCCCGCTCCGCATCCGCCTGCTTCGCACATCGCAAAAATGCAGCCCAGCGCACATATTTCACCGCCGGAAGCTCAGCCGGTATCCTCACTTTCTCCCTCGGAAGCCCGGCAAATGCCGGAGAAACATACTGGCTGATCCCCGTCTCATACACTTCGCGGATCCGCTCCGGATGCTTCGAGCATAACAGCTTCGTCAGCTCCATCTGCACCCGCTCCCGGCTCACCTTTGCCAGATTCGGCGCGATCACCGAGATGGCATCCCAGGTCTGCTCCTCGATCGCAAATCCCAGCTGCGCCGAAAAACGGATCGCCCTCAAAATCCGCAGGGCGTCCTCCGTAAACCGCTCCATGGCTTCCCCCACACAGCGGATCACGCCAAGCTCTAAATCCTCCATACCGCCAAATGCATCCACGATCCCGGTCTCATGGCTGTAGGCCATGGCATTGATGGTAAAATCCCTGCGCCGCAGGTCCTCCAGCAGATTCTTCGTAAACTCCACCTGCTTGGGATGCCGTCCGTCCTCGTATTCCCCATCAATCCGGTAAGTGGTCACCTCATAACCATTCCGGTCCATCATGATCGTCACCGTTCCATGCTGGATCCCCGTATCAATGGTCCTCCGAAACAGCTTCTTGACCTGGTCCGGCCTGGCGGAAGTCGTGATATCCCAATCCTCCGGTACCCGTCCCAGGAGCGTATCCCGGACACACCCGCCTACGGCATATGCCTCATAGCCGTTCTCGTTAAGTTTTTCTATAATCTGCTCCACCTGCCGGGGGATCTGTATCTGCATCTGCTCAAATTCCTTTCTTGTCGCCCTGTATCATCATAAAAATATGTACTCCCATTATAATTTGTTTCCGCTGCATTTTCAATGGTTAAATCCCTGGATTCCGCATGCTGCAGCGGCGGCGGGACAGGGGAGGCGGGCAAAAGGGCTGGGCAGCCAGGCTACACACAAATGAAAAGTTGTGGTATACTATGAACACTCGAAATCAAACCGGATAAAAAGGAGATTTTTTATGGATACATTAGAAAAGCAGCTGGAATTTATCAAACAGGCGGAAGGCCTCAAGTCTGTCCTCCGCGAAGCATGGACCACTACCGGACGCAGAGAAAGTACGGCGGAACATTCCTGGCGCCTCGCCCTTCTGGCCGGACTGCTCGCCCCGAACTTCGGGGTGGACATGGGCAGGACACTGATGATGTGTCTGGTCCATGACCTGGGAGAACTCTACATGGGAGATATCTCAGCAGCCACCAACCCTGACGAGACACTAAAACATGCCGAGGAAGAACGGGATGTGCGGCATGTGCTTTCTCTGCTCCCTGAAACCCAGGGGCAGGAGCTTCTGTCCCTGTGGCAGGAATATAACACTTGCTCTACGCCGGAAGCCCGTCTTGTCAAAGCCCTCGACAAGGCCGAAACCATTATCCAGCACAACCAGGGGGAAAACCCCTCCGATTTTGACTATGACTTCAATCTTGATTATGGCAAACAGTATTTTTCTGACAGCCCGCTGCTGCTCAAGCTCCGGGAGCTGCTGGACCATGAAACAGCCGTCCATATCAAAGAGATGAAGGAAACGGAATCGTGATCAGATGTAAGTATACAAAAGGAGAGCGAATCAAACCGCTCTCCTTTTGCTGTTCATTCACATTCCGGGGCCAGCCATCGGGGATGAACTTCCCTGGCTGCCGCCCGGTCCGCCGCCCATGCTGCCGGAAGCGCCCGGACCTGGTCCCGGTGATGTCCCACCCGGTACCGACGCGCCGCCCGGCGCCGATGCTCCACCCGGTACTGACGTCCCACCCGGCAGCGGGTCCACAATAGTCACATTCCCCGGCGTCATAAAGGACGTATCGGAGGAACCGCCCGGCGCCACCACGGTACCCGGTGACACGCTTTCTGTCTGTGACGTCCCCGACGTCTTATTCTCTACGGGGATCGGCCCAGCCGCACTCTGTTTGGGTGCGCTGTCGCTCAAATACTTTTCATACACAAATGCGTCCTTGCCGTTATAAATAATGCGCATCCATCCATTGGCCGAGCGACCGGTCACTTTGACCTTCTGTCCCGGTGACAGACTGGTCAGCACATCGGACTGGGTCGTATAATTGGCCCGTACATTGACTGCAGACGCGGCGTACATAGTCGTCTCAAACGCCTCCACGGAATAAACCTTCACCGCTTCCGTCTCTTTGACCGCAGCTGTCTCTGCTTTCACGGCTGCATTCGCCTCCGCCCCTGCCGCCTGGGCTCCCGCGCTTCCCGCTGCGCTGCCTGTTTCGGCGCTGCCCGCTGCAATCCCTCCTGCTGCCCCGGCGTTTTCACCACCGGAGATCAACGTGCCCGCCGGTGCGCCGGTTTCCTGCGGTGCAGAAGTCTCCGTCTCTCCCAATATCTGAATGTCCGGCGTTCTTGTCTCCGTCTGCACTGTCTCCTGCGCATTCTCTTTTGATTTCTCAGTCGCCGCTTTCCCGGACTTACCCGAACAGGCCGACAAAAGCGCAGCAAACACAACGGCAGTCATCATAACATGGTATTTTCTCATTCTCTTTCCTCCGTTCCTCTATTACTTGAAGAACTGGTCTCCATATCCATAATGCTCCACCACATAGTCAATATCCTTGTCCCCGCGGCCGCTTAAGCACACAAGGATGGAGCCTTTTTTCATCTCCTTGGCACGTCTCATGGCATAGGCAACAGCGTGAGCGCTCTCGATCGCAGGAATGATGCCCTCCAGCCGTGACAGCTTAAAGAATGCATCCATGGCCTGCTCATCATCCACCGTCTCATATCTTACCCGTCCCAGGTCGTGCAGGAATGCATGCTCCGGTCCTACCGACGGATAATCCAGTCCGCTGGCAATAGAATACACCGGCGCCGGTTCGCCCGCCTCATCCTTCAGCATGATGCTCTCAAACCCGTGCATAACGCCCTTTTCCCCGAACTTCATGGATGCCGCATGATCCCCCAGCCTTTCCCCTCTGCCCAGAGGCTCCACACCCGTGATATCCACAGGATCATCCAAAAATGGTATAAACATGCCGATGGAGTTGCTGCCGCCGCCCACGCAGGCGCAGACCTCATCCGGCATCATCCCCGTCATCTCAAAGAACTGGTCCCTGGCCTCATAACCGACCACGGACTGGAAATCACGCACCATCAGCGGGAACGGATGCGGCCCCAGCGCAGAACCAATGCAGTAAATAGAATCCTTATAATTCTTCGCATAGGATTCAAAAGCAGAGTCCACCGCTTCCTTTAAGGTCTTCAGTCCATGGGTGACCGGCACCACCTTAGCGCCGAGGATCTTCATCCTGGTCACATTGGGAGCCTGCTTTGCAATATCCACCTCGCCCATATGTATCTCGCACTCCAGCCCGAAAAATGCCGCCGCAGTCGCCAGCGCCACCCCGTGCTGCCCTGCCCCGGTCTCGGCGATCAGACGCTTCTTCCCCATAAACTTCGCCAAAAGCCCCTCGCCCATACAGTGGTTCAGCTTGTGCGCTCCGGTATGGTTTAAATCCTCACGCTTCAAATAGATCTGGCAGTTCCCCAGCTGCTTGGACAGCCGCTCGCAGTGATACACCGGCGTGGGCCGCCCCTGGAATTCCTTGCGGATCCTCCGCAGCTCATTGATAAACTGAGAGGAATGACAGATAGTCTGGTATGCGTCCGCAATCTCCTCAAATGCCGGGATCAGCTCATCCGTCAAGTATGCCCCGCCATAAGGTCCGAATCTCCCGTTCTCGTCCGGGTAATTTTTCAAGTATGTTCTGTAATCCATAATTTCCTTCTCCTGTTTTGTATTTTGTGATTTCCTGTTATTATCTTTTTATTTTATCATGATTTGGAGAAAATGGACATACTGTTTCAAAAAAATCCGGTATGGGTTCTGTAAAACAACCTCATACCGGATGACAAAATTCTTCCCATTCCGCCTCGCTGCCGTTAAAAACATTCAGATCAATATATTCCTCCGCACCCGAGTAGCCCTTCAGCCGCCCGCGGTTGCTGTACTGCCAGAAGGTCCATTTCTCATCCGGAACCGCAGGCCGATAAAAAACATTGCGAATCCACAACGGATACGCATCAAAACAACCGTTTAAGTATTTCTCCCAGACTTCCTCCGTGGAGTAAACGACCGGTTTCATTCCATAATACTGTTCAAGGGCGTCCAGCATGATCTGAAGCTCCCTTTGAACGTCCTCCACCGCGGGAGGGTTCTGTTTTTTATCCGCATAATACTCTACATCTACTACTGGCGGCAGCATTCCACCGGCTTCCCTGTTTACCCGGATAAGATCTGTTCCATCTGCATCGGCGCCCTTATGGTCCTCGCCCACAGGACCTGCACCTTCAAAGCCCGCATTCACCGCATCTATAAAATTTTGAGCCTGGCTTTCTCCCGGACTGTCAAAGCTGAAGAAATGATAGGCTCCAGCCTTCAGCTCTGTTTCCTTTACCGCCTCCCAGTTCTCCAAAAACCTGTCGTCCCGATGGCGGCTTCCCTCCGTCGCCTTGATATATGCAAATTGGATATCCTCCTGTGACAGCACCTCCCAGTCAATGCTCCCCTGATAATGGGAGACATCAACGCCGCGGACTGGAAACCGCGTTTTGGATGGATGGTTCAGAAGCAGATAGCCATGGTATACTGCGTATATCCAAAGTACTGCGGCAGCGGCCAGAAGCGCTGCCAGACATAATATGATTTTAAAAATATTCTTTTTTCTCATTTTCTTCCAATTTTATTCATCCCCCGGATTATTTTTTGAGTAACTACATATCCATCAGCTTTCTTAGATTGAGAAAGGATCAATACTTCTCCATTTTCCAGCGAATAATCTGCCAGATATAGCCCCTTCAATTTGTGGTAAAAAACACATTCTAAATCTTTTTTCGTATCCAACATCAACAATTCTGCATCATTTAAAACAATCAGCAAAACATCCTCCTCCAATATTCGCCAGGTGTTTATCCATATTTGATTCCTAAGTATAGGAAGAGAAAATTCTTCTTTTTCGTGATTGGCTATGTATACTCGGACTATTTTTTGTTCAGAAATAACATAAAAATATTTGCTTTCCGAGTCAAAATGCAGACCGTAATATTTAGAGTCAAACTTAAATCGATATCGTCCCTTTTCATTCAACTCAAAGTCAAATAACACGACCTCGATCAAATTCGGATTCCCTTCTATCCTCCGCATCATATAAATATATTTTTTTCCAACTCCAACTCTATAATACAGATAAGAAATCTTTAGAGATAAGTTTTTTTCTATATATCCATTTCGATCCATAAGGATAAGATACAAAGTTTTTTGATCAACATTTACTTGCATTACAAACATATCATTGGGCAACTCTTGCCACATTTCCTGTTGTAAAAATTGCTTCCAGGATTTTTTTTGTACCGGTAACGGAAAATCCCATTTCTTC
This portion of the Clostridium sp. AN503 genome encodes:
- a CDS encoding GH25 family lysozyme — encoded protein: MRKKNIFKIILCLAALLAAAAVLWIYAVYHGYLLLNHPSKTRFPVRGVDVSHYQGSIDWEVLSQEDIQFAYIKATEGSRHRDDRFLENWEAVKETELKAGAYHFFSFDSPGESQAQNFIDAVNAGFEGAGPVGEDHKGADADGTDLIRVNREAGGMLPPVVDVEYYADKKQNPPAVEDVQRELQIMLDALEQYYGMKPVVYSTEEVWEKYLNGCFDAYPLWIRNVFYRPAVPDEKWTFWQYSNRGRLKGYSGAEEYIDLNVFNGSEAEWEEFCHPV